A stretch of the Calypte anna isolate BGI_N300 chromosome 5, bCalAnn1_v1.p, whole genome shotgun sequence genome encodes the following:
- the PAK6 gene encoding serine/threonine-protein kinase PAK 6 isoform X4 encodes MRTQGPATPSSNQLCCMTVGEFPSRPFFLHSRGIVLCRRCCSRTAILKRKKRSSVAGITMFRKKKKKRPEISAPQNFEHRVHTSFDPKEGKFVGLPPQWQNILDTLRRPKPVVDPSRITRMQLQPMKTVVRGSTVEVEGYISGLLNDIQKLSAISSNTLRGRSPTSRRRAQSLGLLGEDRPPDMYLQSPEADWADRYGNYLNCNGGTKVTRRQTMWPDYKPRLEGESHPNGMVTKAQSLGPSEFQGAEGSCLQRASGLQHVPGEGEKVGKKSSEECWPQPCLLRPANPRPPGEGSPSSKSRESSLKRRLLRSVFPSSSSSNKSSSSLQMKPNATFRPQQWGSPHSPAAKAQSLPADQPPSEFPRMISEAGTPHKSPPVEKPIAVPPGRPSPAGSPRNRQTQTSSSNLHLPQDSSAKGQVAGEDPVVVTHEQFKAALRMVVDQGDPRALLENYVKIGEGSTGIVCIAREKHSGRQIAVKMMDLRKQQRRELLFNEVVIMRDYQHVNVVEMYKSYLVGEELWVLMEFLQGGALTDIVSQIRLNEEQIATVCESVLQALSYLHSQGVIHRDIKSDSILLTLDGRVDIWSMGIMVIEMVDGEPPYFSDSPVQAMKRLRDSPPPKLKNFHRTSPVLRDFLDRMLTRDPLARATAQELLDHPFLLQTGLPECLVPLIQQYRKRTSTC; translated from the exons GAATCACCATGTTCCgtaagaagaagaagaaacgCCCCGAGATCTCTGCTCCCCAGAACTTTGAGCACCGTGTCCACACTTCCTTTGACCCCAAGGAGGGGAAATTTGTGGGGCTGCCCCCCCAGTGGCAGAATATCCTGGACACGCTGCGGCGCCCCAAACCCGTGGTGGACCCTTCAAGGATCACCAGGATGCAGCTCCAGCCCATGAAG ACCGTGGTGAGAGGCAGCACAGTGGAGGTGGAAGGTTACATCTCCGGGCTGCTCAACGACATCCAGAAGCTTTCTGCCATCAGCTCCAACACTCTGAGGGGAAGGAGCCCCACCAGCAGGAGGAGAGCTCagtccctggggctgctgggggaagACAGACCCCCAGACATGTATCTTCAGAGTCCTGAAGCAGACTGGGCAGACAGATATGGAAACTACCTCAACTGCAATGGTGGGACCAAGGTGACCCGGAGGCAGACGATGTGGCCAGACTACAAACCCCGACTGGAAGGAGAGTCCCATCCCAATGGGATGGTGACCAAAGCACAGTCCCTTGGGCCTTCAGAGTTCCAGGGGGCTGAGGGCAGCTGCCTCCAGCGTgcctctgggctgcagcacGTGCCAGGGGAGGGTGAGAAGGTGGGCAAGAAGAGCTCAGAAGAGTGCTGGCCTCAGCCTTGTCTCCTGAGACCAGCAAACCCCAGGCCCCCGGGGGaaggcagccccagctccaaaTCCAGGGAAAGCAGCCTGAAGAGGAGGCTGCTCCGCAGTGTCTTCCCCTCATCCAGCAGCTCCAACAAGtccagctcctccctgcagaTGAAG CCCAACGCCACCTTCAGGCCCCAGCAGTGGGGTTCaccacacagccctgcagccaaAGCCCAGTCTCTCCCAGCAGATCAACCTCCCTCCGAGTTCCCCAGGATGATCTCAGAAGCTGGGACCCCCCACAAGTCCCCCCCAGTGGAGAAGCCCATTGCAGTGCCCCCGGGCAGACCCTCCCCAGCGGGCTCCCCCCGGAACCGGCAGACCCAGACGAGTTCCAGCAACCTTCACCTTCCCCAGGACTCTTCTGCCAAGGGCCAGGTGGCCGGGGAGGACCCGGTGGTTGTGACTCACGAGCAGTTCAAGGCTGCTCTGAGGATGGTTGTGGACCAGGGGGATCCCCGGGCGTTGCTGGAGAATTACGTGAAGATTGGTGAGGGCTCCACGGGCATCGTCTGCATCGCGCGGGAGAAGCACTCGGGGCGGCAAATCGCTGTCAAAATGATGGatctgaggaagcagcagcGTAGGGAGCTCCTCTTCAATGAG GTGGTGATAATGAGGGACTACCAACATGTCAACGTGGTGGAGATGTACAAGAGCTACCTGGTGGGAGAGGAGCTCTGGGTGCTGATGGAGTTCCTGCAGGGAGGAGCCCTCACTGACATTGTGTCTCAGATCAG GCTGAATGAAGAGCAGATTGCAACAGTGTGTGAATCTGTGCTGCAGGCTCTGTCCTATCTCCACTCTCAGGGGGTCATTCACCGAGACATTAAGAgtgactccatcctcctgacccTGGATGGAAGG GTGGATATCTGGTCTATGGGGATCATGGTGATAGAGATGGTGGATGGAGAACCCCCCTATTTTAGTGATTCTCCAGTCCAGGCAATGAAGAGGCTCCGTGACAGCCCTCCTCCTAAGCTGAAAAACTTCCACAGG ACCTCCCCAGTTCTGAGGGACTTCTTGGACAGGATGCTGACACGGGATCCCCTGGCAAGAGCCACAGCACAGGAACTTCTGGATCATCCCTTTTTGCTCCAGACAGGACTCCCAGAGTGCCTGGTCCCCCTGATCCAGCAGTACCGAAAGAGAACCTCCACCTGCTGA
- the PAK6 gene encoding serine/threonine-protein kinase PAK 6 isoform X3: MTVGEFPSRPFFLHSRGIVLCRRCCSRTAILKRKKRSSVAGITMFRKKKKKRPEISAPQNFEHRVHTSFDPKEGKFVGLPPQWQNILDTLRRPKPVVDPSRITRMQLQPMKTVVRGSTVEVEGYISGLLNDIQKLSAISSNTLRGRSPTSRRRAQSLGLLGEDRPPDMYLQSPEADWADRYGNYLNCNGGTKVTRRQTMWPDYKPRLEGESHPNGMVTKAQSLGPSEFQGAEGSCLQRASGLQHVPGEGEKVGKKSSEECWPQPCLLRPANPRPPGEGSPSSKSRESSLKRRLLRSVFPSSSSSNKSSSSLQMKPNATFRPQQWGSPHSPAAKAQSLPADQPPSEFPRMISEAGTPHKSPPVEKPIAVPPGRPSPAGSPRNRQTQTSSSNLHLPQDSSAKGQVAGEDPVVVTHEQFKAALRMVVDQGDPRALLENYVKIGEGSTGIVCIAREKHSGRQIAVKMMDLRKQQRRELLFNEVVIMRDYQHVNVVEMYKSYLVGEELWVLMEFLQGGALTDIVSQIRLNEEQIATVCESVLQALSYLHSQGVIHRDIKSDSILLTLDGRVKLSDFGFCAQISKDVPKRKSLVGTPYWMAPEVIARIPYTTEVDIWSMGIMVIEMVDGEPPYFSDSPVQAMKRLRDSPPPKLKNFHRTSPVLRDFLDRMLTRDPLARATAQELLDHPFLLQTGLPECLVPLIQQYRKRTSTC; this comes from the exons GAATCACCATGTTCCgtaagaagaagaagaaacgCCCCGAGATCTCTGCTCCCCAGAACTTTGAGCACCGTGTCCACACTTCCTTTGACCCCAAGGAGGGGAAATTTGTGGGGCTGCCCCCCCAGTGGCAGAATATCCTGGACACGCTGCGGCGCCCCAAACCCGTGGTGGACCCTTCAAGGATCACCAGGATGCAGCTCCAGCCCATGAAG ACCGTGGTGAGAGGCAGCACAGTGGAGGTGGAAGGTTACATCTCCGGGCTGCTCAACGACATCCAGAAGCTTTCTGCCATCAGCTCCAACACTCTGAGGGGAAGGAGCCCCACCAGCAGGAGGAGAGCTCagtccctggggctgctgggggaagACAGACCCCCAGACATGTATCTTCAGAGTCCTGAAGCAGACTGGGCAGACAGATATGGAAACTACCTCAACTGCAATGGTGGGACCAAGGTGACCCGGAGGCAGACGATGTGGCCAGACTACAAACCCCGACTGGAAGGAGAGTCCCATCCCAATGGGATGGTGACCAAAGCACAGTCCCTTGGGCCTTCAGAGTTCCAGGGGGCTGAGGGCAGCTGCCTCCAGCGTgcctctgggctgcagcacGTGCCAGGGGAGGGTGAGAAGGTGGGCAAGAAGAGCTCAGAAGAGTGCTGGCCTCAGCCTTGTCTCCTGAGACCAGCAAACCCCAGGCCCCCGGGGGaaggcagccccagctccaaaTCCAGGGAAAGCAGCCTGAAGAGGAGGCTGCTCCGCAGTGTCTTCCCCTCATCCAGCAGCTCCAACAAGtccagctcctccctgcagaTGAAG CCCAACGCCACCTTCAGGCCCCAGCAGTGGGGTTCaccacacagccctgcagccaaAGCCCAGTCTCTCCCAGCAGATCAACCTCCCTCCGAGTTCCCCAGGATGATCTCAGAAGCTGGGACCCCCCACAAGTCCCCCCCAGTGGAGAAGCCCATTGCAGTGCCCCCGGGCAGACCCTCCCCAGCGGGCTCCCCCCGGAACCGGCAGACCCAGACGAGTTCCAGCAACCTTCACCTTCCCCAGGACTCTTCTGCCAAGGGCCAGGTGGCCGGGGAGGACCCGGTGGTTGTGACTCACGAGCAGTTCAAGGCTGCTCTGAGGATGGTTGTGGACCAGGGGGATCCCCGGGCGTTGCTGGAGAATTACGTGAAGATTGGTGAGGGCTCCACGGGCATCGTCTGCATCGCGCGGGAGAAGCACTCGGGGCGGCAAATCGCTGTCAAAATGATGGatctgaggaagcagcagcGTAGGGAGCTCCTCTTCAATGAG GTGGTGATAATGAGGGACTACCAACATGTCAACGTGGTGGAGATGTACAAGAGCTACCTGGTGGGAGAGGAGCTCTGGGTGCTGATGGAGTTCCTGCAGGGAGGAGCCCTCACTGACATTGTGTCTCAGATCAG GCTGAATGAAGAGCAGATTGCAACAGTGTGTGAATCTGTGCTGCAGGCTCTGTCCTATCTCCACTCTCAGGGGGTCATTCACCGAGACATTAAGAgtgactccatcctcctgacccTGGATGGAAGG GTAAAGCTCTCAGATTTTGGCTTTTGTGCCCAGATCAGTAAAGATGTTCCTAAAAGGAAGTCCCTGGTGGGTACTCCCTACTGGATGGCCCCAGAAGTAATTGCAAGGATACCCTACACTACTGAG GTGGATATCTGGTCTATGGGGATCATGGTGATAGAGATGGTGGATGGAGAACCCCCCTATTTTAGTGATTCTCCAGTCCAGGCAATGAAGAGGCTCCGTGACAGCCCTCCTCCTAAGCTGAAAAACTTCCACAGG ACCTCCCCAGTTCTGAGGGACTTCTTGGACAGGATGCTGACACGGGATCCCCTGGCAAGAGCCACAGCACAGGAACTTCTGGATCATCCCTTTTTGCTCCAGACAGGACTCCCAGAGTGCCTGGTCCCCCTGATCCAGCAGTACCGAAAGAGAACCTCCACCTGCTGA